One segment of Triticum aestivum cultivar Chinese Spring chromosome 2A, IWGSC CS RefSeq v2.1, whole genome shotgun sequence DNA contains the following:
- the LOC123184144 gene encoding uncharacterized protein isoform X1 gives MPPPPPPPRSLKRRRSIRYIDGNQALATDPFAGAEQSSRSRRRGPKGGAAAIVAGLRVAIGTPLPRSAFAFVRQRRRKAAGRGSAQRPGRHPPSRAHRLARSTRGLPMGASAAATRDLRLGRDNPSTPVAGEISLPRSSRSQFIRSSLTRGSERCYCRARARTWGGRLRAGPGPLSFVVHGLRTTPLSGTSAPKCPLLDLQQICYLLSSVAEQYDTMHIGPLYWQLSFKIEGRHSCGPAQCSRRYG, from the exons atgccgccgccgccaccgccaccgcgatCCCTGAAACGCCGCCGATCTATTCGCTACATCGATGGAAACCAGGCGCTAGCCACGGATCCCTTTGCCGGCGCCGAGCAGTCATCGAGGAGCCGGCGCCGAGGTCCTAAAGGAGGCGCCGCCGCTATCGTTGCAGGCCTCCGGGTTGCCATCGGGACACCGCTGCCGAGATCCGCCTTCGCCTTCGTCCGGCAGAGGCGGCGGAAGGCAGCCGGGAGGGGAAGCGCACAACGACCTGGAAGACATCCGCCCTCACGCGCTCATCGTCTTGCTCGATCTACCCGAGGGCTGCCGATGGGCGCCTCGGCGGCGGCCACGCGAGATCTGCGTCTGGGACGTGACAATCCCTCCACCCCGGTCGCCGGTGAGATTTCACTACCTCGATCCTCCCGGTCCCAGTTTATCAGGTCGTCCCTGACAAGAGGGAGCGAGAGATGCTACTGCCGGGCACGTGCACGCACGTGGGGCGGCCGCCTGCGAGCAGGGCCGGGTCCTCTCTCCTTCGTCGTCCATGGCCTCCGAACCACTCCGTTGAGCGGTACCTCTGCGCCCAAGTGTCCGCTCCTCGATCTTCAACAGATTTGTTATCTCCTCTCTTCCGTTGCAG AACAATATGATACGATGCACATCGGTCCGCTTTACTGGCAGCTATCTTTCAAGATTGAGGGGAGGCACTCGTGTGGACCTGCTCAATGTTCGAGGAGATACGGCTGA
- the LOC123184144 gene encoding uncharacterized protein isoform X2 — translation MPPPPPPPRSLKRRRSIRYIDGNQALATDPFAGAEQSSRSRRRGPKGGAAAIVAGLRVAIGTPLPRSAFAFVRQRRRKAAGRGSAQRPGRHPPSRAHRLARSTRGLPMGASAAATRDLRLGRDNPSTPVAGEISLPRSSRSQFIRSSLTRGSERCYCRARARTWGGRLRAGPGPLSFVVHGLRTTPLSGTSAPKCPLLDLQQICYLLSSVAGRVRLMFHVW, via the exons atgccgccgccgccaccgccaccgcgatCCCTGAAACGCCGCCGATCTATTCGCTACATCGATGGAAACCAGGCGCTAGCCACGGATCCCTTTGCCGGCGCCGAGCAGTCATCGAGGAGCCGGCGCCGAGGTCCTAAAGGAGGCGCCGCCGCTATCGTTGCAGGCCTCCGGGTTGCCATCGGGACACCGCTGCCGAGATCCGCCTTCGCCTTCGTCCGGCAGAGGCGGCGGAAGGCAGCCGGGAGGGGAAGCGCACAACGACCTGGAAGACATCCGCCCTCACGCGCTCATCGTCTTGCTCGATCTACCCGAGGGCTGCCGATGGGCGCCTCGGCGGCGGCCACGCGAGATCTGCGTCTGGGACGTGACAATCCCTCCACCCCGGTCGCCGGTGAGATTTCACTACCTCGATCCTCCCGGTCCCAGTTTATCAGGTCGTCCCTGACAAGAGGGAGCGAGAGATGCTACTGCCGGGCACGTGCACGCACGTGGGGCGGCCGCCTGCGAGCAGGGCCGGGTCCTCTCTCCTTCGTCGTCCATGGCCTCCGAACCACTCCGTTGAGCGGTACCTCTGCGCCCAAGTGTCCGCTCCTCGATCTTCAACAGATTTGTTATCTCCTCTCTTCCGTTGCAG GTAGGGTACGCTTGATGTTTCATGTTTGGTGA